In Elaeis guineensis isolate ETL-2024a chromosome 1, EG11, whole genome shotgun sequence, a genomic segment contains:
- the LOC105038755 gene encoding E3 ubiquitin-protein ligase RGLG2, whose product MGGKGSTETGGSRNIRHPPPHHDRSSYSQEQPYHSHSREWPPYRDYGYDNPPQGYPVTRPYSPPRGYPPQGYPPQASTYPRPPQLQNPSSHATSSHPKLDRRYSKIADNYNSLEQVTEALAQSGLESSNLIVGIDFTKSNEWTGKHSFNRRSLHSISDTKNPYEQAISIIGQTLSAFDEDNLIPCFGFGDASTHDQDVFSFYPDERPCNGFPEALARYREIVPHLRLAGPTSFAPIVEMAMTIVEQSGGQYHVLLIIADGQVYHLLSKVCSFLLEMILFFVDYDCYSNCKWLFEVTRSVDIEFGQLSSQEQKTVDAIVRASEFPLSIILVGVGDGPWDMMKEFDDNIPARTFDNFQFVNFTAIMSKNMPQSRKETEFALAALMEIPAQYKATIELGILGHRAAKSPERVPLPPPIGSFGAASSGPNTFGSMGYRESVPSYPEYKPTQTTAPAASASGEAQVCPICLSNPRDMAFGCGHQTCRDCGPNLVTCPICRSPIQTRIKLY is encoded by the exons ATGGGAGGCAAAGGATCCACAGAGACAGGCGGCAGTAGAAATATCAGGCATCCTCCTCCACATCATGACCGCAGCAGCTATTCGCAGGAGCAGCCTTATCATAGCCATTCCCGGGAATGGCCTCCATATCGGGATTACGGCTATGATAACCCACCTCAAGGTTACCCTGTGACTCGCCCATACTCTCCTCCTAGAGGTTACCCTCCTCAGGGCTACCCACCACAAGCTTCGACTTATCCACGGCCTCCTCAGTTGCAAAATCCTTCCTCACATGCCACCAGTTCGCATCCCAAGTTGGACCGTAGATACTCGAAGATAGCTGATAACTACAATTCGTTGGAGCAG GTTACTGAGGCTCTTGCACAATCAGGTCTTGAATCTTCAAATCTAATTGTCGGTATTGATTTCACAAAGAGCAATGAGTGGACAG GTAAGCACTCATTCAACCGCCGCAGCTTGCATTCCATCAGTGATACTAAAAATCCTTATGAACAAGCAATATCTATCATCGGACAAACGTTGTCAGCATTTGATGAGGATAACTTAATCCCTTGTTTTGGGTTTGGAGATG CATCAACACATGACCAAGATGTCTTCAGTTTCTACCCAGATGAAAGACCTTGTAATGGGTTTCCAGAGGCTTTAGCACGATACAGAGAAATTGTTCCACATCTACGATTAGCTG ggCCAACATCCTTTGCTCCAATAGTTGAAATGGCTATGACCATTGTGGAGCAGAGTGGTGGGCAGTACCATGTTTTATTGATAATTGCTGATGGGCAGGTATATCACCTTTTGTCCAAAGTTTGTTCCTTTTTATTGGAGATGATACTGTTTTTTGTTGATTATGACTGCTATAGCAATTGCAAATGGTTGTTTGAG GTTACAAGAAGTGTAGATATTGAATTTGGCCAGTTAAGCTCCCAAGAACAGAAGACAGTTGATGCAATTGTCAGAGCTAG TGAATTTCCATTATCTATTATATTGGTTGGAGTTGGGGATGGACCCTGGGACATGATGAAGGAATTTGATGATAATATTCCTGCTAGAACTTTTGACAATTTCCAA TTTGTGAATTTTACCGCAATTATGTCAAAGAACATGCCTCAAAGCAGAAAAGAGACAGAGTTTGCGCTTGCAGCACTGATGGAAATACCTGCACAATATAAAGCAACTATAGAGCTTGGGATCTTAGG TCATCGGGCTGCAAAGTCTcctgaaagagtccctcttccaCCACCTATTGGAAGTTTCGGTGCAGCTTCCTCTGGACCAAATACTTTTGGATCAATGGGTTATCGGGAGAGTGTACCATCTTATCCTGAATATAAACCGACACAAACCACAGCTCCTGCTGCAAGTGCTTCTGGGGAAGCTCAG GTTTGTCCGATCTGCCTTTCAAACCCCAGAGACATGGCTTTCGGCTGTGGGCACCAG ACGTGCCGTGACTGTGGACCAAATCTTGTAACTTGTCCCATCTGTCGCAGCCCAATTCAGACCAGAATAAAGCTCTATTAA